The following are encoded together in the Variovorax sp. PBS-H4 genome:
- a CDS encoding CaiB/BaiF CoA transferase family protein yields MIPVLQGLKVIEQGTFITGPAAGMLLGDLGADVIKVEQPGTGDPFRAFKNGLYSPHYQTYNRNKRSITLDTKSSEDREVLDALIADADVYIQNFRPGVAEKLGVGAERLQALNPKLVYVAISGFGSTGPAAHRPAYDTVAQAASGFLNLLVNPENPRVVGPAIADSLTGFYAAYGVLGALYERSRTGIGRKVEVSMLEAMAHFNLDAFTHFFQVDEVMGPYSRPSVSQSYVLRCADDKWIALHMSSPEKFWRGLAVAIEQPGIFEDPRFATRDARIENQEALIALLGARFATQTRDEWCARLQREDVPNAPMYDTSEALEDPQARHLQLMTSARHPVMGLFRTVRSPVSFDGERALQVRPPPTLGEHSDEIRAALKRKRTDKDDGDKQ; encoded by the coding sequence ATGATCCCTGTGCTGCAAGGCCTCAAGGTCATCGAGCAGGGCACCTTCATCACGGGGCCGGCCGCCGGCATGCTGCTGGGCGACCTCGGCGCCGACGTCATCAAGGTGGAGCAGCCGGGCACGGGCGACCCCTTCCGGGCCTTCAAGAACGGGCTGTACAGCCCGCACTACCAGACCTACAACCGCAACAAGCGCAGCATCACGCTCGACACCAAGAGCAGCGAAGACCGCGAGGTGCTGGATGCGCTCATCGCCGACGCCGACGTCTACATCCAGAACTTCCGCCCGGGCGTCGCGGAGAAGCTGGGCGTGGGGGCCGAGCGGCTGCAGGCGCTGAACCCGAAGCTCGTCTACGTGGCGATCAGCGGCTTCGGCTCGACCGGCCCCGCCGCCCATCGGCCGGCCTACGACACCGTGGCACAGGCGGCGAGCGGCTTTCTGAACCTGCTGGTGAACCCCGAGAACCCGCGCGTGGTCGGGCCCGCCATCGCCGATTCGCTGACCGGCTTCTATGCCGCCTACGGCGTGCTGGGCGCGCTGTACGAGCGCAGCCGCACCGGCATCGGGCGCAAGGTGGAAGTGTCGATGCTGGAGGCGATGGCGCATTTCAACCTCGATGCCTTCACGCACTTCTTCCAGGTCGACGAGGTGATGGGGCCCTACAGCCGGCCGAGCGTGTCGCAGTCGTACGTGCTGCGCTGCGCCGATGACAAATGGATTGCGCTGCACATGTCGTCGCCGGAAAAGTTCTGGCGCGGGCTGGCGGTGGCCATCGAGCAGCCCGGCATCTTCGAGGACCCGCGCTTCGCGACGCGCGACGCGCGCATCGAGAACCAGGAGGCGCTGATCGCACTGCTGGGCGCGCGTTTTGCCACGCAGACGCGCGACGAATGGTGCGCCCGCCTGCAGCGCGAGGATGTCCCCAACGCGCCGATGTACGACACCAGCGAGGCTCTGGAAGACCCGCAGGCCAGGCACCTGCAGTTGATGACCTCGGCCCGGCATCCGGTGATGGGGCTCTTTCGCACGGTGCGCTCGCCGGTGAGCTTCGATGGCGAGCGCGCACTG